A stretch of the Rhizomicrobium sp. genome encodes the following:
- a CDS encoding glycosyl hydrolase 115 family protein, whose translation MWDALQKLGWSIALALLATLPARAGSVTLYSDAQVASIVTDGAASRPLNKAAALLAHDLTALTGHAPKIATGPGGVDGTAVIVGRIDQPWIASLLRANRLDTAPIAGKWETYGRAVVPAPWNPKQRALLIFGSDTRGAIYGVIDLTRELGVSAWEWWADVTIRKVATLTVDAALRYSREPSVRYRAIFLNDEDFGLKPWAAKTYEPEAGTVGPRTYARIFELMWRLKADTIWPAMHKGTVAFDDVPGNAQTADDYAIIHATSHAEPMLRNNDREWDPARRGPFNWQTNRQALLDYWDEAVDGHKQYENIYTLGLRGVGDYPMLGADGPEQMRDILTDVFGRQRAILAHRLGRPANTIPQVFTPYKEVLPAYDTGLKVPDDVTLTWPDDNFGYIRRLSNPQERGRSGGSGVYYHISYWGGPMSYLWLASAHPALMWEEMRKAYLFDARRIWVLNVGDIKPGEYLSQLFLDMAWDDDAFADIASVRAHLHAFAAAQFGAEHADAITDILWRYYDLAFSRKPEFMGFNTHYPTTAPRQTDFDMIDFGDENARRLEAYRDIAARAAALRTTLPSDRWDAFDQLVFYPVGAAAAINERALDLDKAIAYGLQRRASANAYALRARDAHAALLAGAAAYNAMGGGKWRGMMDIAPAKLPQYDQPDYPYWSNSGDASCALQAEGGSYYDRGGATPALPPFHRELPRTRYIDLFLKAPALAHWTATPSAPWIRLDRLRGAFDARTAEQRLHVSIDWEAAPDGGQGSIALTCDGTVTTLAVTVRLAPRNTVKDVSFLEEDRIVSIYATHPDMMTGAWEVLNGLGHTGASLRSALNTESSETSGPSATYRFATTTADDRATLRVIALPVLPITSRNGMRVAVAIDGGAPVVLDFKTAEFSAAWRQNVLGNSAVGEVNALRLAPGAHTLRVTALDPGVILDRFEIAFDGAPRAYDPVPETRIVK comes from the coding sequence ATGTGGGACGCATTGCAGAAACTCGGCTGGAGCATCGCCTTGGCGCTGCTCGCAACCCTGCCGGCGCGGGCCGGGAGTGTCACTCTATATAGCGATGCTCAGGTCGCGAGCATCGTCACCGACGGCGCCGCCAGCCGGCCGCTGAACAAGGCGGCCGCCCTGCTGGCGCACGACCTGACCGCGCTGACCGGCCATGCACCGAAAATCGCGACCGGTCCGGGCGGCGTCGACGGCACGGCGGTGATCGTCGGCCGGATCGACCAGCCCTGGATCGCCAGCCTGCTCAGAGCCAACCGCCTCGACACCGCCCCCATCGCCGGCAAGTGGGAGACCTATGGCCGCGCCGTCGTTCCCGCGCCATGGAATCCGAAGCAGCGGGCGCTTCTGATCTTCGGCTCCGACACGCGCGGCGCGATCTATGGCGTGATCGACCTGACGCGCGAACTGGGCGTCTCGGCCTGGGAATGGTGGGCGGACGTGACGATCCGCAAGGTCGCGACCCTCACGGTCGACGCCGCGCTGCGCTATTCCCGGGAGCCGTCCGTCCGCTATCGCGCCATCTTCCTCAACGACGAGGATTTCGGGCTGAAGCCCTGGGCGGCGAAGACCTATGAGCCCGAGGCCGGCACCGTCGGTCCGCGCACCTATGCCCGTATCTTCGAGCTGATGTGGCGGCTGAAGGCCGACACGATCTGGCCCGCCATGCACAAGGGCACGGTGGCGTTCGACGACGTGCCCGGCAATGCCCAAACCGCCGACGACTACGCCATCATCCACGCGACCAGCCATGCCGAGCCCATGCTGCGCAACAACGACCGGGAATGGGATCCGGCCAGGCGCGGACCGTTCAACTGGCAGACCAATCGCCAGGCCCTGCTCGACTACTGGGACGAGGCCGTCGACGGCCACAAGCAGTATGAGAACATCTACACGCTGGGCCTGCGCGGCGTCGGCGACTACCCGATGCTGGGCGCCGATGGGCCGGAGCAGATGCGCGACATCCTCACGGACGTCTTCGGCCGGCAGCGCGCCATCCTCGCGCATCGCCTCGGGCGGCCGGCGAACACGATCCCGCAGGTCTTCACGCCTTACAAGGAAGTGCTGCCGGCCTACGACACCGGGCTCAAAGTGCCCGACGACGTCACGCTCACCTGGCCGGACGACAATTTCGGCTATATCCGCCGCCTCTCGAATCCGCAGGAGCGCGGGCGTAGCGGCGGCTCGGGCGTCTATTATCACATCTCCTATTGGGGCGGGCCGATGTCCTATCTCTGGCTCGCCTCGGCGCATCCCGCGCTGATGTGGGAGGAGATGCGCAAGGCCTATCTGTTCGACGCACGGCGCATCTGGGTGCTCAATGTCGGCGACATCAAGCCGGGCGAGTATCTCAGCCAGCTCTTCCTCGACATGGCGTGGGACGACGACGCCTTCGCCGACATCGCGAGCGTGCGGGCGCATCTGCACGCCTTCGCCGCGGCCCAGTTCGGCGCAGAGCATGCCGATGCGATCACCGATATCCTGTGGCGCTATTACGACCTCGCCTTCTCGCGCAAGCCCGAGTTCATGGGCTTCAACACGCACTACCCGACCACCGCACCGCGCCAGACCGACTTCGACATGATCGACTTCGGCGACGAGAACGCGCGCCGCCTCGAGGCCTATCGCGACATCGCGGCCCGCGCCGCCGCCCTGCGCACGACGCTGCCGAGCGACCGGTGGGATGCGTTCGATCAGCTGGTCTTCTATCCGGTCGGCGCCGCCGCCGCGATCAACGAACGCGCCCTCGATCTCGACAAGGCCATCGCCTATGGCCTGCAGCGCCGCGCCAGTGCCAATGCCTACGCGCTGCGGGCGCGTGACGCGCATGCGGCGCTGCTCGCCGGCGCGGCCGCCTACAACGCGATGGGCGGCGGCAAATGGCGCGGCATGATGGACATCGCGCCGGCGAAGCTGCCGCAATACGACCAGCCCGACTATCCGTACTGGAGCAACAGCGGCGACGCGAGCTGCGCGCTGCAGGCTGAGGGCGGAAGCTATTACGACAGGGGTGGCGCCACGCCGGCCCTGCCGCCCTTCCATCGCGAATTGCCGCGCACGCGCTACATCGATCTTTTCCTGAAGGCGCCGGCGCTGGCGCACTGGACGGCGACTCCGAGCGCGCCGTGGATCAGGCTCGACCGCCTCCGGGGCGCTTTCGACGCCCGGACCGCGGAACAGCGCCTGCACGTCTCCATCGACTGGGAGGCCGCGCCCGACGGCGGGCAAGGCAGCATCGCGCTGACCTGCGACGGCACAGTGACGACGCTCGCCGTGACCGTCCGCCTCGCGCCGCGCAACACCGTGAAGGATGTTTCGTTCCTCGAAGAGGATCGCATCGTCTCGATCTATGCGACTCATCCCGACATGATGACCGGCGCCTGGGAGGTTCTGAACGGCCTCGGCCATACCGGCGCCAGCCTGCGCAGCGCGCTGAACACGGAATCGTCCGAAACAAGCGGCCCCAGCGCAACCTACCGCTTCGCCACCACCACGGCCGACGATCGGGCGACGCTGCGGGTGATCGCGCTTCCCGTGCTCCCTATCACATCGCGGAACGGCATGCGGGTCGCGGTTGCGATCGACGGCGGCGCGCCGGTCGTGCTCGATTTCAAGACCGCCGAATTCAGCGCCGCCTGGCGGCAGAACGTGCTCGGCAACAGCGCGGTGGGCGAAGTGAACGCCCTGCGGCTCGCGCCCGGGGCGCACACGCTGCGCGTCACCGCGCTCGACCCCGGCGTGATCCTCGACCGTTTCGAGATCGCCTTCGACGGCGCACCCCGCGCCTATGACCCGGTGCCCGAAACGAGGATCGTGAAATGA
- a CDS encoding endo-1,4-beta-xylanase produces the protein MSELSRRELLALSAAALMPGFARASAAGPASLNALAAAKGLRFGSCLGTGPSGAPHPGSFDGKRANSYDDPQVREIFLRECGILVPENELKWYTLRPAPDVFDFSRADRLIAFADANNLLMRGHTLLWHNMQWFPAWVANYDFGPRPATEAERLLRAHIATVCGKYGDRIFAWDVVNETIDPDTGGMRETVFTRYLGDRVIDIAFDAARTALPHAQLVYNDYMSWGPGNAKHRAGVVALLERLKKNGTPIDALGVQAHIGPGASATTPTLGPGDEREWRGFLDAATGLGLDLVITEFDEGDQNLPADIALRDAAVADLARRYFDVMLSYPQLRYVMAWGLVDKYSWLRERWPRPDGLPKRPSLYDDDYRPKPMRDAIAGAFRAAPQRNWLL, from the coding sequence ATGAGCGAATTGTCCCGCCGCGAACTGCTCGCCCTGTCGGCCGCCGCGCTGATGCCCGGCTTCGCGCGGGCTTCGGCGGCCGGACCCGCCTCGCTCAACGCGCTCGCCGCCGCGAAGGGCCTGCGCTTCGGGTCCTGTCTCGGCACCGGACCGAGCGGCGCGCCGCATCCCGGCAGCTTCGACGGCAAGCGCGCCAATTCCTACGACGATCCTCAGGTGCGCGAAATCTTCCTGCGCGAATGCGGCATCCTGGTGCCGGAGAACGAGCTCAAATGGTACACGCTGCGGCCGGCGCCGGACGTGTTCGATTTCAGCCGCGCCGACCGGCTGATCGCCTTCGCCGATGCCAACAACCTCCTGATGCGCGGTCACACGCTGCTATGGCACAACATGCAATGGTTTCCCGCCTGGGTCGCGAACTACGACTTCGGACCCCGCCCCGCGACCGAAGCCGAGCGCCTGCTGCGCGCGCACATCGCAACGGTCTGCGGCAAGTACGGCGACCGCATCTTCGCCTGGGACGTCGTCAACGAGACGATCGATCCCGACACCGGCGGGATGCGCGAGACGGTGTTCACGCGCTATCTCGGCGACCGCGTGATCGACATCGCCTTCGACGCGGCGCGCACCGCGCTGCCGCATGCCCAGCTCGTCTACAACGACTATATGAGCTGGGGACCCGGCAATGCGAAGCATCGCGCCGGCGTCGTCGCGCTGCTCGAGCGTCTGAAGAAGAACGGTACACCGATCGACGCGCTGGGCGTGCAGGCCCATATCGGCCCCGGCGCCTCGGCGACCACGCCGACCCTCGGACCCGGCGACGAGCGCGAATGGCGCGGCTTCCTCGACGCCGCGACGGGGCTCGGCCTTGACCTCGTGATCACCGAGTTCGACGAAGGCGACCAGAACCTGCCGGCCGACATCGCGTTGCGCGACGCCGCAGTGGCCGACCTGGCGCGGCGCTATTTCGACGTCATGCTGAGCTATCCGCAGCTGCGCTATGTCATGGCCTGGGGCCTGGTCGACAAATATTCCTGGCTGCGCGAACGCTGGCCGCGCCCCGACGGCCTGCCCAAGCGGCCGAGCCTCTATGACGACGACTACCGGCCCAAGCCGATGCGCGATGCCATCGCCGGCGCCTTCCGCGCCGCGCCGCAACGGAACTGGCTGCTGTGA
- a CDS encoding serine hydrolase domain-containing protein: MRPAVLALAATAVLSACSTLAPPPPVAPPPPVAVAPPGAGIVTAIDPARIDAALKGFVDRGQLVGVSALVFKDGKEVYFGAFGAADREMSVPMRRDTLVQIFSMTKPVTGAALMQLYERGLFRLDDPVAKYIPELAGVKVFAGLDPAGKPILVAPHRAMTILDLMRHTAGMTTGYSGIAYVENEMTRLDPGNKAHTLAEEARLLGQVPLAYHPGEHWLYSPAVDMQALLVERLSGQRFDLYLQDHIFAPLKMTQTGYHVGPERRARLAALYDWHEDGSLTRAPDDRAFAFNTGDWPLTPGSYGLTATLDDYMRFARMLENEGELDGARVLKRETVRLMSTNQLPAEIADRSWLPSKGRVGFGLDFAVRTAQPQGDEAAGTVGEFFWDGAADTLFWVDPVNRITAVLFTQYMPFGKVPLHKAFRDAVYGAPSSSR, translated from the coding sequence GTGAGGCCGGCCGTCCTCGCGCTGGCGGCGACGGCCGTGCTCTCGGCCTGCAGCACACTTGCACCGCCGCCGCCGGTCGCGCCGCCTCCGCCGGTCGCAGTCGCACCGCCGGGTGCCGGCATCGTCACCGCCATCGATCCCGCGCGCATCGACGCAGCGCTGAAGGGCTTCGTCGATCGCGGCCAGCTCGTCGGCGTCTCCGCCCTCGTCTTCAAGGACGGCAAGGAGGTCTATTTCGGCGCCTTCGGCGCGGCCGACCGCGAGATGTCCGTGCCGATGCGGCGCGACACGCTGGTGCAGATCTTCTCCATGACCAAGCCGGTCACGGGCGCGGCGTTGATGCAGCTCTACGAGCGCGGTCTGTTCCGGCTCGACGATCCGGTGGCGAAATACATCCCGGAGCTCGCGGGCGTGAAGGTCTTCGCCGGGCTCGATCCCGCCGGCAAGCCGATCCTCGTGGCGCCGCATCGCGCGATGACCATCCTGGACCTGATGCGCCACACCGCCGGCATGACGACCGGCTATTCCGGCATCGCCTATGTCGAGAACGAGATGACGCGTCTCGATCCCGGCAACAAGGCCCACACGCTCGCCGAGGAGGCGCGGCTGCTGGGCCAGGTGCCGCTCGCCTATCATCCCGGCGAGCACTGGCTCTACAGCCCCGCGGTCGACATGCAGGCCCTGCTGGTCGAGCGTCTTTCGGGCCAGCGCTTCGACCTCTATCTGCAGGATCACATCTTCGCGCCGCTGAAGATGACGCAGACGGGCTATCATGTCGGCCCCGAACGCCGCGCCCGCCTGGCGGCGCTCTACGACTGGCATGAGGACGGTTCGCTGACGCGCGCCCCCGACGACCGCGCCTTCGCCTTCAACACCGGCGATTGGCCGCTGACGCCCGGAAGCTATGGCCTCACCGCGACGCTTGACGACTATATGCGCTTCGCCCGCATGCTGGAGAACGAGGGCGAGCTCGATGGCGCGCGCGTCCTGAAGCGCGAGACCGTCCGCCTGATGTCCACCAACCAGCTTCCGGCCGAGATCGCCGACCGCTCCTGGCTGCCGAGCAAGGGCCGCGTCGGCTTCGGGCTCGACTTCGCGGTGCGCACCGCCCAGCCCCAGGGCGACGAGGCCGCAGGTACCGTCGGCGAGTTCTTCTGGGACGGCGCCGCCGACACGCTGTTCTGGGTCGATCCCGTCAACCGCATCACCGCCGTGCTGTTCACGCAATACATGCCGTTCGGCAAGGTGCCGCTGCACAAGGCTTTCCGCGACGCCGTCTACGGCGCCCCCTCCTCGTCACGATAA
- a CDS encoding alpha-glucuronidase family glycosyl hydrolase — translation MRSLLRLIVALAALAMPTFAHAEDGYDLWLRYRQIAPSPLRVYRSQLATIVPSGRETSPTIAAATEELRRDLSGLLGRPFTVTRAIARDGTIVLGTPTSSPLIRTLAPALNGLGDEGYLIRTTVAEGRKVTVIAGNSDAGVLYGVFAYLRLLQTWQPIDMLDIASAPRLKVRILDHWDNLDRTQERGYAGFSIWDWHKMPDYMDPRYTDYARADASLGINGAVLNNVAASAQILTPLYLAKVKALADLFRPWHIKVYLSARFSAPIEIGGLKTADPLDPAVQAWWNAKADEIYRYVPDFGGFLVKANSEGQPGPGDYHRSHADGANMLADALKPHGGIVMWRAFVYAAENPEDRAKQAYGEFVPLDGKFRDNVVVQAKNGAIDFQPREPFHPLFGALPHTNLFLEVQLTKEYLGLATSLAYLGPLYEEVLHADTYAKGPGSTVEKVVDGSLFGNTLTGMAGVSNMGDDRNWTGSEFNQANWYVFGRLAWDPSLSSRAIAEEWARQTFSNDSHFLGPVVDMMMASREATVDYMTPLGLHHLMATGHHYGPGPWVDDLKRPDWNPVYYHRADAAGLGFDRTAATGSGATSQYAPPVAKQFEDIDTTPEKFLLWFHHVPWDRKMKSGRTLWDELVVRYDDGVDATARARATWSRMKPWVDAQRFNEEAAYLAIEEKEAQWWRDACLAYFATFSKRPFPAGHAAPPHDVAYYKAINFPFVPGH, via the coding sequence ATGCGATCCCTCCTCCGCCTGATTGTCGCTCTTGCCGCGCTTGCAATGCCGACCTTCGCCCATGCCGAGGACGGCTACGATCTGTGGCTGCGCTATCGCCAGATCGCGCCTTCGCCGCTGCGGGTCTATCGCAGCCAGCTTGCGACCATCGTGCCCAGCGGCCGCGAGACCTCGCCGACCATCGCGGCCGCGACCGAGGAGCTGCGGCGCGACCTGAGCGGCTTGCTCGGACGCCCGTTCACGGTGACGCGCGCCATCGCCCGCGACGGCACCATCGTGCTCGGCACGCCCACGAGCTCGCCGCTGATCCGGACCCTGGCGCCGGCGCTGAACGGGCTCGGCGACGAAGGCTATCTCATCCGCACCACCGTCGCGGAGGGCCGCAAGGTCACGGTGATCGCGGGCAACAGCGACGCCGGCGTGCTCTACGGCGTGTTCGCCTATCTGCGGCTGCTGCAGACCTGGCAGCCGATCGACATGCTCGACATCGCCTCGGCGCCGCGCCTCAAGGTCCGCATCCTCGATCATTGGGACAATCTCGACCGCACCCAGGAACGCGGCTATGCCGGCTTCTCCATCTGGGACTGGCACAAGATGCCGGACTACATGGACCCGCGCTACACGGACTACGCGCGCGCCGATGCCTCGCTGGGGATCAACGGCGCGGTGCTGAACAACGTCGCGGCGAGCGCGCAGATTCTCACGCCGCTCTATCTCGCCAAGGTGAAGGCGCTGGCCGATCTGTTCCGCCCCTGGCACATCAAGGTCTATCTCTCCGCCCGCTTCAGCGCGCCGATCGAGATCGGCGGCCTCAAGACCGCCGATCCGCTCGACCCCGCGGTGCAGGCCTGGTGGAACGCCAAGGCGGACGAGATCTACCGCTACGTACCCGATTTCGGCGGCTTCCTGGTCAAGGCCAATTCCGAGGGCCAGCCGGGACCGGGCGACTATCACCGCAGCCACGCCGACGGCGCGAACATGCTGGCGGATGCGCTGAAACCCCACGGCGGCATCGTGATGTGGCGCGCCTTCGTCTATGCGGCGGAGAATCCGGAAGACCGCGCCAAGCAGGCCTATGGCGAGTTCGTGCCGCTCGACGGCAAGTTCCGCGACAATGTCGTCGTGCAGGCCAAGAACGGCGCAATCGATTTCCAGCCGCGCGAGCCCTTCCATCCGCTGTTCGGCGCCCTGCCGCACACCAACCTGTTCCTCGAAGTGCAGCTCACCAAGGAATATCTCGGATTGGCGACCAGCCTCGCCTATCTCGGGCCGCTCTATGAGGAAGTACTGCACGCCGACACCTACGCGAAGGGGCCGGGCTCGACCGTGGAGAAAGTCGTCGACGGCTCGCTGTTCGGCAACACGCTGACCGGCATGGCCGGCGTGTCCAACATGGGCGACGACCGCAACTGGACCGGCTCGGAGTTCAACCAGGCGAACTGGTACGTCTTCGGCCGCCTCGCCTGGGATCCGTCGCTCTCGTCGCGCGCCATCGCCGAGGAATGGGCGCGGCAGACCTTCAGCAACGATTCGCATTTCCTGGGACCGGTGGTCGACATGATGATGGCCTCGCGCGAGGCGACGGTCGATTACATGACGCCGCTCGGCCTGCATCACCTGATGGCGACCGGGCATCATTACGGCCCGGGCCCCTGGGTCGACGATCTCAAGCGGCCCGACTGGAATCCGGTCTACTACCATCGCGCCGACGCCGCGGGCCTCGGCTTCGACCGCACCGCGGCGACCGGCAGCGGCGCCACCTCGCAATACGCGCCGCCGGTGGCAAAGCAATTCGAGGACATCGACACGACGCCGGAGAAATTCCTCCTCTGGTTCCATCACGTGCCCTGGGACCGCAAGATGAAGTCGGGCCGCACCCTGTGGGACGAGCTGGTGGTGCGCTATGACGACGGTGTCGACGCGACGGCGCGGGCGCGCGCGACCTGGAGCCGGATGAAGCCCTGGGTCGATGCCCAGCGCTTCAACGAAGAGGCCGCCTATCTCGCGATCGAGGAGAAGGAGGCGCAGTGGTGGCGCGATGCCTGCCTCGCCTATTTCGCGACCTTCTCGAAGCGGCCCTTCCCGGCCGGGCACGCCGCACCGCCGCACGACGTCGCCTATTACAAGGCGATCAACTTCCCCTTCGTGCCGGGGCATTGA
- a CDS encoding TonB-dependent receptor, giving the protein MRPSFRILNNRAKSVLRGTTLLAGLGAAFVATAPAFAADADQVETVTVTGYRASLTASTDAKRASTNFTDSVFAEDIGKFPDTNIAESLNRIPGVTISREIDGEGVNVSIRGLGTSFTKITLNNAAIAVASTGATDARNNNREVDLNMFPTELFTQLTVSKSPTSDQVEGGAAGVVNMRTQRPFDKEGFRFTYNLQGSDVSTASEPGERGALILSDTWGSFGALIGVAGVHSNVFVKGWEDGNAGWVGPTLATTASATTPVQCSPAASCGTFGSKSWGVPGTIPTNVAIPIPGGGGATYAPGTAIDQAWLLANNPGLTIGQLSNALLPRLGRSMFSEGTRDRYNAVASLEWRPIDGMHFYLDGIFGRQFNDLNRSDINFGVRAGNGSQPLIPTNVVLQPDWLGLSNGGGGAVQSGTFYNAQFALEARPFREKGDFYSLNPGVEWQVNDTLWADVQLNATRSHFFRDSPTVFVVTCPSAGNAGVPGCAAPAGGVAVNFSNPVGAAFPSITTNINLNDPANYQWNNGRVNLQDEKRFTVTDGAHFDVKWGGDALSIQGGGAFDHAFRSIIAVDDSGRWQNAICGDNPNVYLPGPNAGNGVGCNGQTSATPVGANNPLTNWPGYGTGYSSGFPAQVFQGSLVPQSALASYLEKGPTGFVTVDYNKIFAASNYYAIDNAAIASLDNCSTLKCTPISPAFATASNTGGTSGGVDEKTYGLYLKADGILHLGERDLKWDAGVRWFETHQTIISPTQHTDPRNVGLAQGGLYPNYFTFSPAKNDYNAFLPNLNLVYDVADDFLVRASLSRTMTRPDPSQMISAVNFSDPTAAAASVGNPALKPYFSNNIDLGVEYYTGGEGYASVAVFRKSVSNFTNQVSIKQPFSYLAQFGINYASLTDSQQQALCARAGCANYHTATDADVADTSLSVTEQLNSPGLKIINGIELGYVQPLDFLLEPYGLKGFGLTGNLTIIDQKATGSVPSIATGVAPFTYNVTAYYDDGSLSARLSYGFADTSYASLSNQQNVCLPAGSSPNCQTGAYLFSKAYGQADFSSSIHLNRFFGDLPSDPELTFDVQNIFSAKQVSYFQLPDAVHSYYIKGQTYLFGIRGTF; this is encoded by the coding sequence ATGCGTCCGTCTTTTCGCATTCTGAACAACCGTGCGAAGTCCGTGCTGAGGGGCACGACATTGCTGGCCGGTCTCGGCGCGGCTTTCGTGGCGACTGCGCCGGCTTTCGCCGCGGACGCCGACCAGGTCGAAACGGTCACCGTCACGGGCTATCGCGCCAGCTTGACCGCGTCGACCGACGCCAAGCGCGCGTCGACCAACTTCACCGATTCGGTGTTCGCCGAGGACATCGGCAAGTTTCCCGACACCAACATCGCCGAATCGCTGAACCGCATTCCGGGCGTCACGATCAGCCGTGAAATCGACGGCGAAGGCGTGAACGTCTCGATCCGCGGCCTGGGCACGAGCTTCACCAAGATCACGCTGAACAACGCCGCCATCGCGGTGGCCTCCACCGGCGCGACCGACGCGCGCAACAACAACCGCGAAGTCGACCTCAACATGTTCCCGACCGAGCTGTTCACCCAGCTCACGGTCTCCAAGTCGCCGACCTCCGACCAGGTCGAAGGCGGCGCGGCGGGCGTGGTGAACATGCGCACCCAGCGGCCCTTCGACAAGGAAGGCTTCCGCTTCACCTATAACCTGCAGGGCTCCGACGTTTCGACGGCCAGCGAACCGGGCGAGCGCGGTGCGCTGATCCTCTCCGATACCTGGGGCAGCTTCGGCGCCCTGATCGGCGTCGCGGGCGTGCACAGCAACGTGTTCGTCAAGGGCTGGGAAGACGGCAATGCCGGCTGGGTCGGCCCGACGCTCGCGACAACGGCATCCGCCACCACGCCGGTGCAATGCTCGCCGGCCGCGAGTTGCGGCACCTTCGGCTCCAAGTCCTGGGGCGTGCCGGGCACAATCCCGACCAACGTCGCCATCCCGATCCCCGGCGGCGGCGGCGCGACCTACGCGCCCGGCACCGCCATCGACCAGGCCTGGCTGCTCGCCAACAATCCGGGCCTCACCATCGGGCAATTGTCCAACGCGCTTCTGCCGCGCCTCGGCCGCTCGATGTTCTCGGAAGGCACCCGCGACCGCTACAACGCGGTCGCGAGCCTGGAATGGCGCCCGATCGACGGCATGCACTTCTATTTGGACGGCATCTTCGGCCGCCAGTTCAACGACCTGAACCGCTCCGACATCAACTTCGGCGTCCGCGCCGGCAACGGCAGCCAGCCGCTCATCCCGACCAATGTCGTGCTGCAGCCCGACTGGCTGGGGCTGTCCAATGGCGGCGGCGGCGCGGTGCAGAGCGGCACGTTCTACAACGCCCAGTTCGCGCTGGAAGCGCGGCCGTTCCGGGAGAAGGGCGACTTCTACAGCCTGAACCCGGGCGTCGAGTGGCAGGTCAACGACACGCTGTGGGCCGACGTGCAGCTCAACGCGACGCGCAGCCACTTCTTCCGCGATTCACCGACCGTATTCGTCGTCACCTGCCCCAGCGCCGGCAATGCCGGCGTACCGGGCTGCGCGGCACCGGCCGGCGGCGTGGCCGTGAACTTCAGCAATCCCGTGGGCGCGGCCTTCCCGTCGATCACGACCAACATCAACCTGAACGACCCGGCCAACTACCAGTGGAACAACGGCCGCGTGAATCTTCAGGACGAGAAGCGCTTCACCGTCACCGACGGCGCGCATTTCGACGTGAAGTGGGGCGGCGACGCGCTCTCGATCCAGGGCGGCGGTGCGTTCGACCATGCCTTCCGCAGCATCATCGCCGTCGATGATTCGGGCCGCTGGCAGAATGCGATCTGCGGCGACAACCCGAACGTCTACCTGCCCGGCCCGAACGCCGGCAATGGCGTGGGCTGCAACGGCCAGACCAGCGCCACGCCGGTCGGCGCCAACAATCCGCTGACCAACTGGCCGGGCTACGGCACGGGCTACAGCAGCGGCTTCCCGGCGCAGGTCTTCCAGGGATCGCTGGTGCCGCAATCGGCGCTCGCGAGCTACCTGGAGAAAGGCCCGACCGGCTTCGTCACGGTCGACTACAACAAGATCTTCGCGGCGTCGAACTACTACGCGATCGACAATGCGGCGATCGCCTCGCTGGACAATTGCTCGACGCTGAAGTGCACGCCGATAAGCCCGGCCTTCGCGACGGCTTCGAACACCGGCGGCACCTCCGGCGGTGTCGACGAGAAGACCTACGGCCTCTACCTGAAGGCGGATGGCATCCTGCACCTCGGCGAGCGCGACCTGAAATGGGATGCCGGCGTGCGCTGGTTCGAGACCCACCAGACCATCATCTCGCCGACCCAGCATACCGATCCGCGCAATGTGGGCCTGGCGCAGGGCGGCCTCTATCCGAACTACTTCACCTTCTCGCCGGCCAAGAACGACTACAACGCGTTCCTGCCGAACCTGAACCTCGTCTACGACGTGGCGGACGATTTCCTGGTCCGCGCCTCGCTCTCGCGGACGATGACGCGCCCCGATCCGAGCCAGATGATCTCGGCCGTCAACTTCTCCGACCCGACGGCAGCGGCGGCCAGCGTGGGCAATCCGGCGCTCAAGCCTTACTTCTCCAACAACATCGACCTGGGCGTCGAGTACTACACCGGCGGCGAGGGCTATGCGAGCGTGGCGGTCTTCCGCAAATCCGTCAGCAATTTCACCAACCAGGTCAGCATCAAGCAGCCCTTCTCTTACCTGGCGCAGTTCGGCATCAACTATGCGAGCCTGACCGACAGCCAGCAGCAGGCCCTGTGCGCGCGGGCCGGCTGCGCGAACTACCACACGGCGACCGACGCGGACGTGGCCGACACGTCGCTTTCGGTCACCGAGCAGCTCAATTCGCCGGGCCTCAAGATCATCAACGGCATCGAGCTGGGCTATGTGCAGCCGCTGGACTTCCTGCTGGAGCCTTACGGCCTGAAGGGCTTCGGTCTGACGGGCAACCTCACGATCATCGACCAGAAGGCCACGGGTTCGGTCCCCTCGATCGCAACCGGCGTGGCGCCGTTCACCTACAACGTCACCGCCTACTATGACGACGGCAGCCTGAGCGCCCGGCTCTCCTATGGGTTCGCCGACACGTCCTACGCGTCGCTCTCCAACCAGCAGAACGTCTGTCTGCCGGCCGGCTCGTCGCCGAACTGCCAGACGGGCGCGTATCTGTTCTCGAAGGCTTATGGCCAGGCGGACTTCTCGTCCAGCATCCACCTGAACCGGTTCTTCGGCGATTTGCCGAGCGATCCGGAACTGACCTTCGACGTGCAGAACATCTTCAGCGCCAAGCAGGTCAGCTACTTCCAGCTGCCGGACGCGGTGCACAGCTACTACATCAAGGGTCAGACCTACCTGTTCGGTATCCGCGGCACGTTCTGA